In a single window of the Candidatus Zixiibacteriota bacterium genome:
- the gmk gene encoding guanylate kinase: MIISSPSGGGKTSICRKLLTPSRKKLGWRFSISCTTRQRRRGERQGREYHFVGESDFQKKADAGFFAEQFKVHLYNYGTPKGPLEKVLKQGGVMLLDVDVQGAQRLKRVYKQAITIFILPPSTTVLRKRLKQRGTETKAQLKVRFDNARKEMNLYHRFDYAVVNDDLSKAVKQVRTIIEAASFRTENLPMEQKQRFGS, encoded by the coding sequence GTGATTATCTCATCGCCGTCCGGGGGCGGCAAAACCTCGATTTGTCGAAAACTGCTCACCCCTTCCCGAAAAAAACTCGGCTGGCGTTTTTCCATAAGCTGTACGACACGGCAAAGACGACGCGGTGAGCGACAAGGTCGTGAGTATCATTTTGTGGGCGAGTCGGATTTTCAAAAAAAAGCGGACGCTGGTTTTTTTGCCGAACAATTCAAGGTTCATCTGTACAACTATGGTACGCCGAAGGGACCATTGGAAAAGGTGCTTAAACAGGGCGGCGTGATGCTACTGGATGTCGATGTTCAGGGCGCTCAACGACTTAAGAGAGTTTACAAGCAGGCGATTACGATCTTTATATTGCCACCCTCGACCACGGTGCTGAGAAAACGCCTCAAACAGCGCGGCACCGAAACCAAAGCGCAGTTAAAAGTACGATTTGACAACGCCCGGAAAGAAATGAACCTCTACCACCGTTTCGACTATGCCGTTGTCAATGATGATCTTAGCAAAGCAGTTAAACAGGTTCGCACTATTATAGAGGCAGCTTCGTTTCGCACAGAGAACCTGCCGATGGAACAAAAGCAAAGGTTTGGTAGTTAA
- a CDS encoding ATP-binding protein yields MTTGTLTGSTGICRCAVCKIDLRGRFVVVDAQTEKLLGYACVELFGKSILDYLDTSSKALIEQVLSDRNHYETHYDHALLTLLGKSGNAIEVDATISLCFAAGNPVNYLLILNQRSQSVQPSDEVDESFTTEDFIQRCLALEPGDCLSWLPDLLCQYTQAEQAAIYLIVEDRLEAIAGAQAGSSEPFSFETITEPTELHHRVAQTNEVYALGDESAAHAGDADIEALPEFVASATLDNRSCLLRFVFSAQMPSDMQPQATARARLALQVAEKLFSAAPASSDDTDPGIDMKFTIGFLSTLGFGALLTDADGTIVGYNPILVEMLDQLSPGETSRDFVDLLEGDDSSGWAALIHEQLRDSDTADLRIDLTLGSGAQYLLVIIRFGDQPGDQTACWVLIPRSQAPDNDSETHHETSVWSSLVDGLKPALDDLAGGAEQVSRDYCRQVKHLDDSGLNRLHEAVRTMHQILADSSLLYARRQPSSSVAVSLGDLVDEATETVRGEFPDVTINCMHAGLPSIKTSRVRLAAVLRNLMTNCVRHNPKNEVTLSVDVSMIGDHCRIAVTDEAAGMPRRQFQRLFDIYLPPKATGIPRRSGGAGLGLSRLLVHDLGGKIRGASKEGVGTRFAVMLPQTIRSGS; encoded by the coding sequence ATGACTACTGGAACGCTCACCGGTTCGACCGGAATATGTCGCTGTGCCGTCTGCAAGATTGATCTGCGAGGGCGCTTCGTCGTTGTCGATGCACAAACAGAAAAACTGTTGGGGTACGCATGCGTCGAGCTGTTCGGCAAATCGATTCTCGATTACCTGGACACTTCCTCGAAAGCTCTGATCGAACAGGTGCTGTCGGATCGAAACCATTATGAAACCCACTATGACCATGCGCTGCTCACCCTGCTTGGTAAATCCGGTAACGCCATTGAGGTTGACGCTACCATTTCGCTTTGTTTCGCCGCCGGCAACCCGGTCAACTACTTACTGATCCTGAACCAACGGAGCCAATCCGTTCAGCCGTCCGATGAGGTTGACGAAAGCTTCACCACTGAGGATTTCATCCAGCGCTGTCTTGCCCTGGAGCCGGGCGATTGCTTGAGTTGGTTGCCCGACCTGCTGTGTCAATACACTCAAGCCGAGCAAGCGGCTATCTACTTGATCGTCGAAGACAGACTCGAAGCGATAGCCGGGGCTCAGGCCGGTAGCTCCGAGCCGTTCAGTTTCGAAACGATCACCGAACCGACCGAGCTGCACCACCGGGTGGCACAGACGAACGAGGTTTACGCCCTGGGTGATGAAAGCGCCGCACACGCCGGTGATGCTGATATCGAAGCGTTGCCCGAGTTTGTGGCTTCTGCTACTCTTGACAACCGTTCCTGCCTGCTGCGCTTTGTCTTCTCTGCGCAGATGCCCTCCGATATGCAACCTCAGGCTACGGCCCGCGCCCGGCTGGCCTTACAGGTGGCCGAAAAGTTGTTCAGCGCGGCACCTGCATCGTCCGACGATACTGATCCCGGTATCGACATGAAGTTCACTATCGGCTTTTTGTCGACCCTCGGCTTCGGAGCTCTCTTGACCGATGCCGACGGCACTATTGTAGGTTACAATCCGATCCTGGTCGAAATGCTCGACCAACTCTCGCCCGGTGAAACAAGCCGGGACTTTGTCGACTTGCTCGAAGGGGATGACTCCAGCGGATGGGCGGCCTTGATCCATGAGCAGTTGCGAGACAGCGACACCGCTGATCTGCGAATCGATCTCACTCTTGGTTCTGGCGCCCAGTACCTGTTGGTGATAATTCGGTTTGGCGACCAACCGGGTGACCAAACCGCCTGCTGGGTGCTGATACCGCGGTCGCAGGCACCTGACAACGACTCCGAAACCCACCATGAGACGTCGGTCTGGTCTTCGCTGGTCGATGGCCTGAAACCGGCTTTGGATGACTTGGCCGGTGGGGCCGAGCAGGTGAGTCGTGATTACTGTCGCCAGGTGAAGCACCTGGATGATTCCGGATTGAACCGACTGCACGAAGCGGTCCGCACCATGCATCAGATACTGGCCGATAGTTCACTCCTTTATGCCAGGCGTCAGCCCTCGTCGTCGGTCGCCGTCAGTCTGGGCGATCTGGTCGACGAAGCGACTGAAACCGTGCGCGGCGAGTTTCCGGATGTCACTATCAATTGCATGCATGCCGGGCTACCCTCAATCAAAACTTCCCGGGTCCGTTTGGCGGCCGTGCTCAGGAACCTCATGACCAACTGCGTAAGGCATAATCCAAAGAACGAAGTTACCTTGTCGGTAGACGTCAGCATGATCGGCGACCACTGCCGTATCGCAGTGACAGACGAGGCGGCCGGGATGCCGCGTCGGCAATTCCAGCGCTTGTTCGATATCTACCTGCCACCGAAGGCGACAGGTATCCCGCGTCGAAGCGGCGGGGCCGGACTGGGACTGTCCCGACTTCTGGTGCATGATCTCGGCGGCAAAATCCGAGGCGCCTCCAAAGAGGGAGTCGGTACCCGTTTTGCCGTCATGCTGCCCCAGACTATTCGGAGCGGATCCTGA
- a CDS encoding YicC family protein, producing the protein MNSMTGFGRAEVTTKNGKFTTEVASVNNRFLEISLRLPRSFFSLEPSVRQLVSSKLKRGKVHLFVNYEMPEGAPEKYPVNQAAARSYYQQLKKLNKELKLVDDIKLSDLLALPEICSSDQTGADQDKFWPPLKRSVEKAVTSLIGMRKEEGQAMARDMAERLTIISRLNKEIMAKAPQAVLQYRQRLTDRIEELLARPAADQVRLEEEIAVYSEKTDIAEECTRMISHVEQFRATMKQKGSIGKTINFILQEMNREANTIASKASEISITKASINVKDEVERLRELVQNVE; encoded by the coding sequence ATGAATTCGATGACAGGATTCGGCAGAGCCGAAGTGACAACTAAGAACGGCAAGTTTACCACCGAAGTGGCCAGTGTCAACAACCGCTTCCTGGAGATATCCCTTCGCTTGCCGCGTTCATTCTTCTCCCTGGAGCCAAGCGTCCGGCAATTGGTTTCCAGTAAACTCAAGCGGGGCAAGGTGCACCTGTTTGTAAACTATGAGATGCCCGAGGGCGCACCGGAAAAGTACCCGGTCAATCAAGCGGCTGCACGCTCTTATTATCAGCAACTGAAAAAACTCAATAAAGAACTCAAGTTGGTTGATGACATCAAGTTGAGCGACTTGCTGGCGCTACCGGAGATTTGTAGCTCCGATCAAACAGGGGCCGACCAGGATAAGTTTTGGCCGCCCTTGAAACGTTCGGTGGAGAAGGCGGTAACTTCGCTGATCGGCATGCGAAAAGAGGAAGGTCAGGCCATGGCCCGGGATATGGCAGAACGACTCACCATTATAAGCCGTCTCAATAAAGAGATTATGGCCAAGGCGCCCCAGGCCGTTTTGCAGTATCGTCAGCGGCTGACCGACCGTATCGAAGAGTTGCTGGCCAGACCGGCGGCCGATCAGGTCCGGTTGGAGGAAGAAATCGCAGTCTATTCTGAGAAAACCGATATTGCCGAAGAATGTACCCGGATGATCAGCCATGTAGAGCAGTTCAGAGCCACCATGAAGCAAAAAGGTTCAATAGGCAAGACTATCAATTTTATCCTCCAGGAGATGAACCGCGAAGCCAATACTATAGCTTCCAAAGCCTCGGAAATCAGCATCACCAAGGCTTCAATCAATGTCAAAGACGAAGTCGAGAGACTCAGGGAACTGGTCCAGAACGTTGAATAG
- a CDS encoding S8 family serine peptidase translates to MPRLLLLFAIIVSQGLAFDVVESETLPVSDGPIGGTHIRLARTQEAPEPEVSGSPILPLDKFTREAQATVAEGPYPNIYWLFVDSTAVAGQPIPLTTRARDRRAKVDPSRWLIDRSDYPIADTALQRIVDLGLTIRHASRYLKAVAVTADPAQIAQAATLPFVKQVHTLRSLMAPIPPEVKFDRGHHRKPAIDFGYGQSLTQNRILQADRLHQMGITGRGVMIGVFDTGFDTDHPALSGASIVARYDFINQDTSVSENECTGSGTQNYHGTLVHGVIAAFAADTMIGVAPDADFVLAKTEIVCGGTEIKLEEDNWIAAAEWADSIGADIITSSLSYTQFTDSGSYTLDDMDGNTALITIAADIAASKNIIVVTSAGNSRGTSWNSVGAPADGDSVLAIGAVWPDSTLAGFSSPGPTADGRIKPDVTTMGAAIYTIRPEPNGGFTFAQGTSFSAPLVAGGAALALQYDQSLTAEQFRQLARSTASQAESPDNDLGYGLFNAFRSSGVATLAEIDTIRVTVGELREVPFTVTGNNGTMPRLSLREPPAGVVLHDFGDGSGFLSVTGSSDNPPQVSFRLIAEFDRYSDSTTIYLETFVPTDRQVFAGPNPFIDSVRFFVDPSVGPLKSVSVFNVSGEKIWEKVNSHPGSTDSIREWTMLAWNGRNQQGDPAAAGVYMAVVTTGRQQVVLKLLKSN, encoded by the coding sequence ATGCCTCGGCTGTTATTGCTTTTCGCAATTATCGTTTCGCAGGGTCTTGCATTCGACGTAGTCGAAAGTGAAACCCTGCCAGTGTCGGATGGCCCAATAGGCGGTACACACATTCGCCTGGCGCGAACGCAAGAAGCACCGGAACCGGAGGTCTCGGGGTCACCCATTTTGCCCCTGGACAAATTCACCCGCGAAGCACAGGCCACGGTCGCCGAAGGACCATACCCGAACATCTACTGGCTCTTCGTTGACAGCACGGCTGTCGCCGGTCAGCCGATCCCGTTGACCACTCGCGCTCGGGACAGACGGGCCAAAGTTGATCCATCGCGATGGTTGATCGACCGCAGTGACTATCCAATCGCCGATACCGCCCTGCAACGCATAGTTGATCTCGGCCTGACCATCCGGCATGCCTCACGCTATCTCAAAGCGGTCGCGGTAACCGCCGACCCTGCTCAGATAGCACAAGCGGCCACGCTGCCCTTTGTCAAGCAAGTCCACACCCTGCGTTCGCTCATGGCGCCTATCCCGCCTGAGGTGAAATTTGATCGTGGTCACCATCGGAAGCCCGCCATCGACTTTGGATACGGTCAGTCGTTGACACAAAACCGGATTTTGCAAGCGGACCGCTTGCACCAAATGGGTATCACCGGTCGAGGCGTCATGATCGGCGTTTTCGATACCGGATTCGACACCGACCACCCGGCTTTGTCGGGCGCCTCGATTGTCGCGCGCTACGACTTCATAAACCAGGACACATCGGTCAGCGAAAACGAGTGCACCGGCAGCGGCACTCAGAACTACCACGGAACTCTGGTGCACGGCGTAATTGCAGCTTTTGCGGCCGACACGATGATCGGTGTGGCCCCGGACGCCGATTTCGTTCTGGCCAAAACGGAGATTGTCTGCGGCGGTACTGAGATCAAGCTGGAAGAGGACAACTGGATAGCGGCTGCCGAATGGGCCGACTCAATCGGCGCCGACATCATCACGTCGTCGTTGAGCTACACACAGTTCACCGACTCAGGCAGCTACACGCTTGATGACATGGACGGCAACACGGCCTTGATTACAATCGCCGCCGACATCGCGGCCTCGAAGAACATCATAGTTGTTACATCCGCCGGTAACAGTCGCGGGACTTCGTGGAACTCTGTGGGTGCCCCGGCCGATGGTGACAGTGTGCTGGCTATCGGCGCCGTCTGGCCGGATTCAACGCTGGCTGGGTTCTCCTCGCCCGGTCCGACCGCCGACGGTCGTATTAAACCGGATGTGACCACCATGGGCGCTGCCATCTATACTATTCGCCCCGAACCGAATGGTGGTTTTACATTTGCCCAGGGGACTTCTTTTTCCGCTCCGCTGGTGGCCGGCGGCGCGGCCTTGGCTCTGCAATACGACCAAAGTCTGACCGCCGAGCAGTTTCGTCAACTGGCCCGCTCCACGGCCAGCCAGGCCGAAAGTCCGGACAACGATCTCGGCTACGGCCTGTTCAATGCTTTTCGATCTTCGGGCGTAGCCACGCTTGCAGAGATCGACACCATCCGGGTTACCGTGGGTGAACTGCGCGAGGTGCCGTTTACCGTTACCGGCAACAACGGAACCATGCCGCGGTTGTCTTTGAGAGAACCACCGGCCGGGGTTGTGCTGCATGATTTCGGCGATGGCAGCGGTTTCTTGTCGGTCACCGGCTCATCGGATAACCCACCCCAGGTCAGTTTTCGACTGATCGCAGAGTTCGACCGGTATTCAGACAGCACTACGATATATCTTGAGACTTTCGTACCGACCGACCGTCAGGTTTTTGCCGGTCCGAATCCCTTTATAGACTCGGTCAGGTTCTTCGTGGACCCATCGGTCGGACCGCTCAAGAGTGTTTCAGTATTCAACGTCTCAGGCGAAAAGATATGGGAAAAAGTCAACTCGCATCCCGGATCGACCGATAGCATAAGGGAATGGACCATGTTGGCCTGGAATGGTCGCAACCAGCAAGGCGACCCGGCAGCCGCCGGCGTCTATATGGCTGTGGTCACCACCGGGCGGCAACAGGTGGTCCTCAAGTTGCTGAAGTCAAACTGA
- a CDS encoding AsmA family protein gives MKKLFKILLWSAGIFAVLVVLLIVAAKLFLPADKIRAMAVEQAVEALDRQVTIADLDVSFWGGLGVRLVDVTVASPAEFDTADLLTADNIDVKLQLFPLISGEYRVDRLIINSPVVTMRKNAAGVSNFDFPSMEEQVPDAVAEAVPDEAKAAAAVVTFDKLEINNGRVDFVDTEAGLAIHAGGLNLSTSLEVPRDNVYQSSGKISAESLMVVTEDSLPSFAVGIEYRADYDLAQSRILIHESELNVNGLAFQLNGSGSHANGAKHGRGSLHSKEISVADLFKLMPPEQMKLLEDFELDGAFSFDLDLTYDEQKEQPLDYSGSAVITDLEMAQKDIAGKLTFKRALVDFEVDNLRMNIEQGSFDGRPLTGMLTINDFDDPTVNGELAGRLNLAFIAPFLPVEENHQLAGELEFDTKFDGSMTDPADMRFSGELSVANGAYSSKLLPEPIERFSLDMFVDNSLANVRNLSLETAGGKLTFSGRVNNLVPYLMADSTVASSVTPSMDGSVEGSLNLGMLQRFLDQEAHAQLTGQITMDLRLAGSADNLANFKPHGTLSISDGSYHNDGWPEPIERLDAQLIIRPDTIDVEELKIEFQTSDMSVTGKLIDPFPYLLPLEIVDQSQVKKPNFKFDLTSHRLNIDSLFPEAVPGSGNNRASLPADSVSSVILPDINGRGSFHIDTLIYSAVEFTGIDGRVMIKDRKIVCTDVTGNAYSGGISGNTTIDLSDFEIPVYQGEFQARQIEVDDFITRFPVLPMGGGYVFGKIDMDGSFNAVGWEPEDFLNSLKMDSRLDMNEGKLRTSGATFELVNSLASKLGEEFSREQPLKNAATNLYVKDGKVGIDKLITKLGDLGDLELDGFYGIFDGSLNYNGTILLSQERSKKLMGGLGSLFGSGNTGRVKLPLSIGGTFDNPKPSLDTDAIKDNLGDNLKKEAEGLIKGLF, from the coding sequence ATGAAGAAACTGTTCAAGATACTCCTGTGGTCAGCCGGCATATTTGCCGTGCTGGTAGTGCTATTAATAGTCGCGGCCAAGCTGTTCCTACCGGCCGACAAAATCCGCGCTATGGCCGTCGAGCAAGCAGTCGAAGCGTTGGATCGCCAAGTCACGATCGCTGATCTCGATGTGTCGTTCTGGGGCGGGCTGGGTGTCAGACTGGTCGATGTAACAGTAGCCAGCCCCGCAGAGTTTGATACCGCCGACCTGCTTACCGCTGACAATATCGACGTCAAACTACAATTGTTCCCGCTGATCTCCGGCGAGTACCGTGTCGACCGCCTGATAATCAACAGCCCGGTAGTCACCATGCGCAAAAACGCAGCCGGTGTTTCCAATTTCGATTTCCCCTCGATGGAGGAACAGGTTCCGGATGCCGTAGCCGAAGCAGTGCCGGACGAAGCCAAAGCCGCCGCGGCGGTGGTGACGTTCGACAAATTGGAAATCAACAACGGTCGGGTCGATTTTGTCGACACCGAAGCCGGGCTGGCCATTCATGCCGGCGGATTGAATCTGTCGACCTCACTGGAGGTCCCGCGCGACAACGTTTATCAATCGTCAGGAAAAATCAGCGCCGAGTCCCTGATGGTAGTGACCGAGGATTCGTTGCCCTCTTTTGCAGTGGGAATTGAATACCGCGCCGACTATGACCTGGCCCAAAGCAGAATCCTCATACACGAGTCGGAGTTGAATGTAAACGGTCTGGCTTTCCAACTTAACGGTTCGGGCAGCCATGCAAATGGTGCTAAGCACGGTCGGGGATCGCTTCACTCCAAAGAGATCAGTGTGGCCGACCTGTTCAAACTGATGCCGCCGGAACAGATGAAACTACTTGAGGATTTCGAGCTGGATGGCGCCTTTAGTTTTGATCTTGATCTCACCTACGATGAACAGAAAGAACAACCCCTTGACTACTCCGGCAGCGCCGTAATCACCGATCTGGAAATGGCTCAAAAAGATATTGCAGGGAAACTGACTTTCAAGCGGGCGCTGGTTGATTTCGAGGTGGACAACCTGCGCATGAATATCGAACAGGGGTCCTTCGACGGTCGTCCTCTCACCGGCATGCTAACTATCAACGATTTCGATGACCCCACGGTGAACGGTGAACTGGCCGGGCGATTGAACCTGGCTTTCATTGCCCCTTTTCTGCCGGTTGAGGAGAACCACCAGCTTGCCGGTGAACTGGAGTTTGACACCAAGTTCGACGGTTCGATGACAGACCCCGCCGACATGCGGTTTTCCGGAGAGCTATCGGTTGCCAACGGCGCCTACTCATCAAAGCTCTTGCCTGAACCGATCGAACGGTTCAGCCTGGATATGTTTGTGGACAACAGCCTGGCCAACGTGCGCAACCTTTCGCTTGAAACCGCCGGTGGCAAACTGACCTTCAGCGGGCGGGTCAACAACCTGGTTCCTTACCTGATGGCTGATTCTACCGTTGCGTCGAGCGTCACACCGTCGATGGATGGTTCTGTTGAGGGCAGTCTCAACCTCGGTATGCTCCAGAGATTCCTGGATCAGGAGGCACATGCACAACTGACCGGACAGATTACGATGGATCTTAGACTGGCCGGTTCGGCCGACAACCTGGCCAATTTCAAACCGCACGGGACGCTTTCGATCAGCGATGGCTCTTACCACAACGATGGCTGGCCGGAACCTATCGAGCGACTTGATGCTCAGTTGATAATCAGGCCGGACACTATCGACGTCGAAGAGCTTAAGATTGAGTTTCAAACTTCGGATATGTCCGTCACAGGCAAGTTGATCGACCCTTTTCCATATCTCTTGCCCCTGGAGATCGTAGACCAAAGCCAAGTGAAGAAACCGAATTTCAAATTCGACCTGACCTCGCATCGATTGAATATCGACAGCCTCTTCCCCGAAGCAGTCCCCGGCTCCGGCAACAATCGTGCCTCGCTGCCGGCCGATTCGGTGTCATCGGTTATTCTGCCCGATATCAACGGGCGCGGTAGTTTCCATATCGACACTCTGATTTACAGCGCGGTTGAGTTTACCGGCATAGATGGTCGTGTGATGATCAAGGATCGCAAGATCGTCTGTACCGATGTTACCGGCAACGCTTACTCAGGCGGTATTAGCGGAAACACCACCATCGACCTGAGCGATTTTGAGATACCGGTTTACCAGGGTGAGTTCCAGGCCAGGCAAATAGAGGTGGATGACTTCATCACACGATTCCCGGTTTTACCGATGGGTGGTGGATATGTTTTCGGCAAGATCGATATGGACGGCAGCTTCAACGCCGTAGGTTGGGAGCCGGAAGATTTTCTCAATTCGCTCAAGATGGACTCCAGGCTCGACATGAACGAGGGGAAACTCAGAACTTCGGGGGCCACTTTCGAATTAGTCAACAGCCTCGCGTCGAAGTTAGGCGAAGAGTTCTCGCGGGAGCAGCCGCTCAAAAATGCCGCCACCAACTTGTATGTCAAAGACGGCAAAGTCGGTATCGACAAACTGATCACCAAACTGGGCGACTTGGGCGATTTGGAATTGGACGGATTCTACGGAATATTCGACGGCAGTTTGAACTACAATGGTACTATCCTTCTGTCGCAGGAACGTTCGAAAAAACTCATGGGCGGATTGGGGTCGCTGTTCGGAAGCGGCAACACCGGCCGCGTGAAATTGCCATTGTCAATCGGCGGAACGTTCGACAATCCGAAGCCAAGCCTCGATACGGATGCTATCAAGGACAACCTCGGTGACAACTTGAAAAAAGAAGCCGAGGGTCTGATCAAGGGGCTGTTTTAG